One genomic region from Listeria monocytogenes encodes:
- the comGB gene encoding competence type IV pilus assembly protein ComGB codes for MAFFQRTNWKDDGEFLIRVASLLEKGFSLDATISYLSITSPKYCKRYERIITSLANGNSFSYALSKNGFPDFICSQLHYASSHGYFLQTIHETGVHMKRKAEEKNALMKTFQYPLVLFSTVILVFFLLRIFLLPKFELLFTQLSTNGTVGTNFTYFLLEKVPVLLGIFLLSLFLIFSFIIRKQKQKNAYDRAYFYCRIPYIRQFSRIHYSQYLSRELGYLLKSGLSITHIMHLFAQEESPAFFQEIARQILPTLEQGLSLTKALEKMPIFEKELYYIAIHGEKNGNLAEEFLFYYNLCHQKSLQKTEKLFSFIQPIVFIVIGILIVSIYLSILYPMFSMVNQI; via the coding sequence ATGGCTTTTTTTCAGCGTACTAATTGGAAAGATGACGGAGAATTTTTAATTAGAGTTGCAAGTTTACTCGAAAAGGGGTTCTCCTTAGATGCGACCATTAGTTATTTAAGCATTACTTCGCCCAAATATTGCAAAAGATATGAACGAATTATCACTTCACTAGCAAATGGAAATTCTTTTTCCTATGCTCTTTCAAAAAACGGATTTCCTGACTTTATTTGTTCACAACTCCATTACGCTTCTAGTCACGGTTACTTTTTGCAAACAATTCACGAAACCGGCGTTCATATGAAAAGAAAAGCTGAAGAAAAAAACGCATTAATGAAGACCTTCCAATATCCACTAGTCTTATTCTCTACAGTTATTCTTGTGTTCTTTTTGCTTCGAATTTTTCTCTTACCTAAATTCGAACTTTTATTTACACAACTATCAACTAACGGCACAGTCGGAACTAATTTCACTTATTTCCTGCTTGAAAAAGTTCCAGTTTTATTAGGAATTTTTTTACTTAGCCTTTTTCTGATTTTCAGTTTCATTATTCGAAAGCAAAAGCAAAAAAATGCTTATGACCGAGCCTATTTTTATTGTCGAATTCCATATATTCGCCAATTTTCAAGAATTCATTATTCACAATACCTTTCGCGTGAACTCGGATATCTGCTGAAAAGCGGTTTATCTATAACGCATATTATGCATCTGTTCGCACAAGAAGAATCTCCCGCCTTCTTTCAAGAAATCGCCAGGCAAATTCTGCCTACGCTTGAACAAGGATTATCACTAACAAAAGCACTAGAAAAAATGCCTATATTTGAAAAAGAACTTTATTATATTGCTATCCACGGTGAAAAAAATGGTAATTTAGCAGAAGAATTTTTATTTTATTATAACTTATGTCATCAGAAATCACTTCAAAAGACCGAAAAATTATTTTCATTTATTCAACCAATTGTTTTTATCGTTATTGGTATTTTAATTGTATCCATTTATCTATCCATCTTATATCCCATGTTTTCTATGGTAAATCAAATTTAA
- a CDS encoding DUF1385 domain-containing protein, whose amino-acid sequence MSKQNVPSYGGQAVVEGVMFGGKKKTVTAIRRIDGSLEYFYLEKNSPVWVMRMKKIPFLRGIVALIESSAIGSKHLAFATDRYDEDPNNPVEEEKIEKKESKVAMWLGVAVIGILSFVFAKFVMTLIPVFLAELFRPIVPGDTAQVFLESLFKLILLLTYIFAVSQTPIIKRVFQYHGSEHKVINCYEENLPLTVENVQKQSRLHYRCGSSFILFTVIVGMFIYLLVPTDPLWLRVVNRILLIPVVLGVAFEVLQLTNKCRNIPVLKYLGVPGLWLQLLTTKEPSDDQVEVAIASFNELLRVEKEGAPIDVVEPDNLELLE is encoded by the coding sequence TTGAGCAAACAAAACGTACCATCATATGGCGGTCAAGCTGTAGTTGAAGGCGTCATGTTTGGCGGCAAAAAAAAGACCGTGACAGCAATTAGACGTATAGATGGTTCATTAGAATATTTTTATTTAGAAAAAAATAGCCCAGTTTGGGTTATGCGTATGAAGAAAATCCCTTTTTTAAGAGGTATTGTTGCATTAATTGAATCTAGCGCTATCGGTTCCAAACACCTCGCTTTTGCGACAGACCGATATGACGAAGATCCAAATAATCCAGTGGAAGAAGAAAAAATTGAAAAAAAAGAATCGAAAGTCGCGATGTGGCTTGGCGTTGCCGTCATCGGTATTTTATCTTTCGTCTTTGCTAAATTTGTCATGACGCTCATCCCTGTGTTTTTAGCGGAATTATTCCGTCCAATCGTTCCAGGTGATACGGCCCAAGTATTTTTAGAGAGTCTTTTTAAATTAATTCTTCTATTAACCTATATTTTTGCGGTTTCTCAGACCCCTATTATTAAACGAGTTTTTCAATATCACGGTTCTGAGCATAAGGTGATTAATTGTTACGAAGAAAATTTACCTTTAACAGTTGAAAATGTACAAAAACAATCGCGACTGCATTATCGTTGTGGCAGCAGTTTTATTTTATTTACGGTTATTGTTGGTATGTTTATTTATTTGTTAGTACCAACCGACCCTCTTTGGCTTCGAGTGGTCAATCGGATTTTGCTTATTCCTGTCGTGCTTGGTGTAGCATTTGAGGTACTTCAATTAACTAATAAATGTCGAAATATCCCTGTCCTTAAATATTTAGGCGTTCCAGGGTTATGGCTACAACTTCTTACAACAAAAGAACCGTCCGATGATCAAGTTGAGGTTGCCATTGCATCCTTTAATGAGCTTTTACGAGTGGAAAAAGAAGGTGCACCAATAGATGTAGTTGAACCGGATAATCTGGAACTTTTAGAATAG
- a CDS encoding YqgQ family protein, translating to MKTVYDVAQLLRKHGIIVYLGKRQYDIEMMEYEITELFKHNILDREIFARARSILKQELIKEQRKNSSLN from the coding sequence GTGAAAACAGTTTATGATGTTGCCCAATTACTAAGAAAGCATGGCATTATTGTTTATTTAGGAAAACGACAATATGACATCGAAATGATGGAATATGAGATAACAGAACTTTTTAAACATAATATTTTAGATAGAGAAATTTTTGCTAGAGCTAGAAGTATTTTGAAACAAGAATTAATCAAAGAACAACGAAAAAATAGTAGTTTAAATTAA
- the comGD gene encoding competence type IV pilus minor pilin ComGD has translation MKINGFTLLEMLLVLTISFTLITLTIFPISSTLSTLREKQLLEEIKASIYYAQINAVATNQDTFISFDPTKNQLITYTNSKTLVIIPLSQTLTLTQPKIGNFRFSSTDGSINRFSTIHLTSSTNNYKLIFQIGKGRFRIEQN, from the coding sequence ATGAAAATAAATGGATTTACTTTATTAGAAATGTTACTTGTACTAACTATCAGTTTCACACTAATCACACTAACTATTTTTCCTATTTCAAGTACATTATCCACTCTTAGGGAAAAGCAACTACTAGAAGAAATAAAAGCCAGCATTTACTACGCACAAATAAATGCTGTAGCAACAAATCAAGATACGTTTATTTCATTTGATCCTACGAAAAATCAACTCATCACATATACTAACTCAAAAACACTTGTTATCATTCCACTTTCACAGACGTTAACTTTAACACAGCCAAAAATAGGAAATTTTCGTTTTTCGAGTACAGATGGATCCATTAATCGTTTTTCAACAATCCACCTGACAAGTTCGACAAATAACTACAAGCTAATATTTCAAATCGGAAAGGGGCGTTTTAGAATTGAACAAAATTAA
- a CDS encoding AC76 family protein: MKKYPLIAIVLLALVGIGLLMGGFKSFFILIVSVLIGTLIFTLLLRLFTNRKTDSNYQKAVKQSKNMHNPKKKTKKKRKSSFKVIDGGKK; the protein is encoded by the coding sequence TTGAAGAAGTATCCCCTCATTGCTATTGTTTTACTAGCACTTGTTGGTATAGGGCTTTTAATGGGTGGTTTTAAATCATTTTTCATCCTGATTGTCTCCGTTTTAATTGGGACACTTATTTTCACCCTCCTACTGCGACTTTTCACGAATAGAAAAACTGACAGTAATTACCAAAAAGCGGTGAAACAATCGAAAAACATGCATAACCCGAAGAAAAAAACAAAGAAAAAACGAAAATCTTCCTTCAAAGTGATTGATGGTGGCAAAAAATAA
- the gcvT gene encoding glycine cleavage system aminomethyltransferase GcvT, whose translation MTELLKTPIHPLYAKYGAKTIDFGGWDLPVQFAGIKAEHEAVRTDAGLFDVSHMGEILVKGPDSTSYLQYLLSNDIEKIKIGKAQYNIMCYETGGTVDDLVVYKKSETEYILVVNAANTDKDFEWMVKNIRGDVSVTNVSSEYGQLALQGPNAEKILSKLTDVDLSSISFFGFVEDADVAGVKTIISRSGYTGEDGFEIYMPSADAGKVFEAILAEGVAPIGLGARDTLRLEAVLALYGQELSKDITPLEAGLNFAVKLKKEADFIGKEALIKQKEAGLNRKLVGIELIERGIPRHDYPVFLNEEQIGVVTSGTQSPTLGINIGLALIDTAYTELGQEVEIGIRNKKVKAKIVPTPFYKRAK comes from the coding sequence ATGACAGAGCTACTAAAAACACCGATTCATCCACTTTATGCAAAATATGGTGCGAAAACCATTGATTTTGGTGGGTGGGATTTACCGGTACAATTTGCTGGTATAAAAGCAGAACATGAGGCCGTGCGAACTGATGCAGGGTTATTTGACGTGTCTCACATGGGAGAAATTCTAGTAAAAGGACCTGATAGTACTTCTTATTTACAGTATTTGTTATCAAACGACATAGAAAAAATAAAAATCGGAAAAGCGCAATATAATATTATGTGCTATGAAACTGGCGGAACAGTGGACGATCTAGTAGTTTATAAGAAATCAGAAACGGAATACATACTTGTTGTCAATGCAGCAAACACGGACAAAGATTTTGAATGGATGGTTAAAAATATTCGCGGGGATGTTTCTGTTACCAATGTATCTTCGGAATATGGACAATTAGCACTTCAAGGGCCAAACGCCGAAAAAATTCTCTCGAAACTAACGGATGTAGATTTAAGCTCGATTAGCTTCTTTGGATTTGTGGAGGATGCGGATGTAGCTGGAGTGAAAACAATCATTTCAAGAAGTGGATATACTGGAGAAGATGGATTTGAAATTTATATGCCAAGCGCAGATGCAGGAAAAGTATTTGAGGCGATTTTGGCTGAAGGTGTCGCTCCAATTGGTTTAGGCGCAAGGGATACATTGCGTTTAGAGGCAGTACTTGCGCTTTATGGACAAGAATTAAGCAAAGACATTACTCCACTTGAAGCTGGCCTCAATTTTGCTGTTAAATTGAAAAAAGAAGCAGATTTTATAGGCAAAGAAGCCCTAATTAAACAAAAAGAAGCAGGGCTGAACAGAAAATTAGTTGGTATTGAATTAATCGAACGAGGTATTCCACGTCACGATTATCCAGTATTTTTAAATGAGGAACAAATCGGCGTTGTGACTTCAGGCACGCAATCACCAACACTTGGAATAAATATTGGTCTCGCTTTAATTGATACAGCTTACACAGAATTGGGTCAAGAAGTTGAGATAGGCATAAGAAATAAAAAAGTAAAAGCAAAAATAGTACCAACACCATTTTATAAACGCGCAAAGTAA
- the gcvPB gene encoding aminomethyl-transferring glycine dehydrogenase subunit GcvPB — protein sequence MNLEETMPLVFERSIPGRIGFSLPESDVPETNAGDYFDQAYIRSIPADLPELSELEIMRHYTNLSNHNFGVDSGFYPLGSCTMKYNPKINEKVARFPGFANIHPNQPESSVQGALELLYDLQTSLVEITGMDEVTLQPAAGAHGEWTGLMLIRAFHEKNGDTKRTKVIIPDSAHGTNPASAAVAGFDVVTVKSNEKGLVDVADLKKVVGEDTAALMLTNPNTLGLFEKDIVEMAEIVHEAGGKLYYDGANLNAIMAKVRPGDMGFDVVHLNLHKTFTGPHGGGGPGSGPIGVKKELIPFLPTPVLTKKEDIYTFDYNYPDSIGRVKPYYGNFGINVRAYTYIRTMGPDGLKLVTEYAVLNANYMMRKLQEAYDLPFDQVCKHEFVLSGNRQKKLGVRTVDIAKRLLDHNFHPPTVYFPLIVGEAIMIEPTETESKETLDSFIDTMLKIAKEAEENPEIVQEAPHSTYVKRLDETRAARKPILRYQKEV from the coding sequence ATGAATTTAGAAGAAACGATGCCATTAGTGTTTGAACGTTCTATTCCGGGAAGAATTGGCTTTAGTTTGCCAGAAAGCGATGTTCCAGAAACAAATGCCGGTGATTATTTTGATCAAGCATATATTCGTTCTATACCAGCAGATTTGCCAGAATTAAGCGAACTTGAAATCATGCGTCATTATACCAATTTATCCAATCATAATTTTGGTGTTGATTCTGGTTTTTATCCGCTTGGATCTTGTACGATGAAATATAACCCTAAAATCAATGAAAAAGTTGCACGTTTTCCAGGCTTTGCGAATATCCATCCAAACCAACCAGAAAGCTCAGTCCAAGGCGCACTAGAACTACTATATGATTTACAAACAAGCTTAGTTGAAATTACAGGAATGGATGAAGTAACGTTACAACCAGCTGCTGGAGCACATGGAGAATGGACTGGATTAATGCTCATTCGCGCGTTTCATGAAAAAAATGGTGATACAAAACGCACAAAAGTAATCATCCCAGATTCCGCACATGGAACGAACCCTGCATCCGCAGCTGTTGCTGGCTTTGATGTTGTCACGGTTAAATCAAATGAAAAAGGGCTTGTTGATGTGGCTGATTTGAAAAAGGTAGTAGGCGAAGATACAGCCGCATTAATGCTCACAAACCCGAATACACTCGGTCTTTTCGAAAAAGATATTGTTGAAATGGCAGAAATCGTCCATGAAGCTGGTGGTAAATTATATTATGATGGCGCCAACTTAAATGCTATTATGGCAAAAGTTAGACCGGGAGACATGGGCTTTGATGTAGTTCATTTAAATTTACACAAAACATTTACAGGTCCTCACGGTGGTGGCGGTCCTGGTTCTGGCCCAATTGGCGTGAAAAAGGAATTAATACCGTTCCTACCAACACCAGTCCTTACGAAAAAAGAAGACATTTACACATTTGATTACAATTATCCTGACTCTATTGGACGCGTGAAACCTTATTATGGTAACTTTGGTATCAACGTTCGCGCGTATACGTACATTCGTACAATGGGCCCAGATGGCTTGAAATTGGTGACAGAATATGCCGTTTTAAATGCGAACTATATGATGCGTAAATTGCAAGAAGCTTATGATTTACCATTTGATCAAGTGTGTAAACACGAATTTGTTTTAAGTGGTAATAGACAGAAGAAACTTGGTGTAAGAACCGTTGATATTGCAAAACGATTGCTAGATCATAATTTCCATCCGCCAACCGTTTATTTCCCGCTAATTGTTGGTGAAGCAATCATGATTGAACCAACTGAAACAGAATCGAAAGAAACACTAGACTCTTTCATCGATACAATGTTAAAAATTGCTAAAGAAGCAGAAGAAAATCCTGAAATCGTCCAAGAAGCGCCCCATAGCACTTATGTAAAACGACTAGACGAAACTCGTGCTGCTAGAAAACCGATTTTACGTTATCAAAAAGAAGTATAA
- the gcvPA gene encoding aminomethyl-transferring glycine dehydrogenase subunit GcvPA → MAKHRYLPMTEQDEKEMLDVIGVKSIDDLFQDIPEKIRFKRDYDLKPAKSEPALLRELSKLASKNANTSEYASFLGAGVYSHYIPTVVDHVISRSEFYTAYTPYQPEISQGELQAIFEFQTMIAELTGMDLANSSMYDGGTALAEAAMLASGHTKRKKILISGAVHPESSNVLKTYATGQHIEVEVIPELDGKTDIEALKKALSDDIAGFVVQYPNFYGQVEPLAELEKLVHENNSLLLVSSNPLSLGLLTPPGEFGADIVVGDSQVFGIPESFGGPHCGFFAVTNKLMRKVPGRLVGETVDENGKRGYVLTLQAREQHIRRDKATSNICSNQALNALASSVAMATLGKTGLVEMAKQNLDKSHYAKQKFREKGFEVLFSDGFFNEFVVKLSKPIKEVNKSLLDEGIIGGYDLGFYEEKYKHHMLVAVTEMRTKEEIDAFVASLEGAK, encoded by the coding sequence ATGGCAAAACATCGTTATTTACCAATGACAGAGCAAGATGAAAAGGAAATGCTTGATGTAATAGGGGTTAAGTCAATTGATGACTTATTTCAAGATATTCCAGAAAAAATTAGATTTAAACGAGATTATGATTTAAAACCAGCAAAATCAGAACCCGCACTTTTACGCGAATTATCGAAACTTGCTTCTAAAAATGCCAATACCAGTGAATATGCGTCTTTTTTAGGGGCTGGAGTTTATAGTCATTACATTCCAACCGTAGTGGATCACGTTATTTCTCGTTCAGAATTTTATACAGCATATACACCTTATCAGCCTGAAATTTCGCAAGGAGAGTTGCAGGCAATCTTTGAATTCCAAACCATGATTGCGGAACTTACTGGAATGGACTTGGCTAATTCCTCCATGTATGACGGTGGAACAGCACTTGCAGAAGCAGCAATGCTAGCAAGCGGGCATACAAAGCGTAAAAAAATTCTTATTTCCGGAGCTGTTCATCCGGAAAGTAGCAATGTATTAAAAACCTACGCAACTGGTCAACACATTGAAGTAGAAGTTATTCCAGAACTAGATGGAAAAACAGATATCGAGGCCCTAAAAAAAGCTCTTTCAGATGATATTGCGGGTTTTGTTGTACAGTATCCAAACTTCTATGGACAAGTGGAACCTTTGGCAGAACTTGAAAAATTAGTGCATGAAAATAATTCTTTATTACTTGTATCGAGCAATCCGTTGTCTCTAGGATTGTTAACTCCACCAGGAGAATTTGGTGCAGATATTGTTGTAGGCGATTCGCAAGTATTCGGTATTCCAGAATCATTTGGAGGACCGCATTGTGGATTCTTTGCAGTAACAAATAAATTAATGCGTAAAGTTCCTGGACGTTTAGTTGGGGAAACTGTAGATGAAAATGGGAAGCGTGGTTATGTATTAACTTTACAAGCGCGCGAACAACATATCCGCCGGGACAAAGCAACTTCTAATATTTGCTCTAACCAAGCGCTGAATGCATTAGCTTCTTCTGTCGCAATGGCAACCCTTGGAAAAACAGGTCTTGTAGAAATGGCAAAACAAAACCTAGATAAATCTCACTATGCCAAACAAAAATTCCGTGAAAAAGGCTTTGAAGTTCTATTTTCAGATGGTTTTTTCAATGAATTCGTTGTAAAACTTTCGAAACCAATCAAAGAAGTGAACAAATCACTTTTAGATGAAGGGATTATCGGTGGGTATGACCTTGGCTTTTACGAGGAAAAATACAAACATCATATGCTTGTAGCAGTGACAGAAATGCGAACAAAAGAGGAAATTGATGCCTTTGTGGCTAGCTTGGAGGGTGCAAAATGA
- the comGA gene encoding competence type IV pilus ATPase ComGA gives MPQKMTEHIITQALRINASDVHIHPLSNRYLLRLRVNGTLIPLLYLPIDVGEKLISFLKFQAALDISEKRRPQSGSFEKNTNTEKIALRLSTMPSKDFHESMVIRIFRYKHPIPFLNSSVFPRSTKQIQQQCKNQTGLFLFSGSTGSGKSSSMYSLASSIENKDELQIITIEDPVEHYSPGFLQIEVNEKASITYAPIIRSVLRHDPDILIIGEIRDAETAKIVIRAALTGHLVLSTVHAGDAYGVLLRLLEFGISSEELAQCLLGISFQKLTLLVCAFCGEKCHPLCTHLRRKRTAIYEVLTQQEIKAYFQSNQQQIEPKYPIKRTFEKGVSYGFFSAY, from the coding sequence ATGCCGCAAAAAATGACAGAACACATTATAACCCAAGCTTTACGTATCAATGCCAGCGATGTTCATATTCATCCACTTTCAAACCGTTACTTACTTCGTCTTCGGGTAAATGGGACATTAATTCCACTTCTTTACCTTCCAATAGATGTAGGAGAAAAGTTAATATCTTTTCTTAAATTCCAAGCAGCTTTGGATATAAGTGAAAAAAGACGACCTCAATCCGGTAGTTTTGAAAAAAATACAAACACAGAAAAAATTGCTTTACGACTTTCTACTATGCCCAGCAAAGATTTCCATGAAAGCATGGTTATTCGAATTTTTCGTTACAAGCACCCTATCCCATTTTTAAATTCAAGTGTATTTCCTAGGTCCACTAAACAAATTCAACAACAGTGTAAAAACCAAACAGGCTTGTTTCTTTTTTCTGGTAGCACAGGTAGCGGTAAGTCTAGTTCTATGTATAGCCTAGCTTCTTCTATAGAAAATAAAGATGAACTGCAAATCATTACAATTGAAGATCCTGTTGAACATTATTCTCCCGGCTTTCTCCAAATCGAAGTTAACGAAAAAGCAAGCATCACCTATGCGCCCATCATTCGCTCCGTCTTACGCCATGATCCTGATATTTTAATCATCGGGGAAATACGCGATGCAGAAACTGCTAAAATAGTTATTCGTGCTGCATTAACTGGTCATTTAGTTTTAAGCACCGTTCATGCCGGAGATGCGTATGGAGTTTTATTAAGATTACTTGAATTCGGTATTAGCTCAGAGGAATTAGCGCAATGCTTACTCGGAATCAGTTTTCAGAAACTGACCCTCCTAGTTTGCGCCTTCTGCGGAGAAAAATGCCATCCCCTTTGTACACATTTACGCCGAAAAAGAACAGCTATCTATGAAGTTCTTACTCAACAAGAGATAAAAGCCTATTTCCAATCTAATCAACAGCAGATTGAGCCTAAATACCCTATTAAAAGAACCTTCGAGAAAGGAGTTTCTTATGGCTTTTTTTCAGCGTACTAA
- a CDS encoding ROK family glucokinase: protein MNKKLIGVDLGGTTAKLAILTKEGDIEEKWTIDTNIEDKGAHIVKNIGDSINQKLTDLQLDNDIFYGIGMGTPGTVNYETGTVKGAYNLGWADEQNVSQDLENITGLKIILDNDANVAALGERWKGAGEGGANVVFVTLGTGVGGGIFAEGKILHGIRGAAGEIGHVTVVPENGYDCTCGKKGCLETVASATGIVRVAKDLAKEFTGKSALKDAIDNNETITSKLIFELGAEDDALANETIDKISFYLALALSHIGNMLNPEKIIIGGGVSAAGDQLLTPVKTYFETMVFPAVKESTKLSIATKGNDAGIIGAAWLALPSED from the coding sequence ATGAACAAAAAATTAATTGGTGTAGATTTAGGCGGGACAACAGCAAAATTAGCTATTTTAACAAAAGAAGGCGACATTGAGGAAAAATGGACTATTGATACAAATATTGAAGATAAAGGCGCCCACATTGTTAAAAACATTGGGGATTCTATCAATCAAAAATTAACAGACTTACAACTAGATAATGATATTTTTTACGGTATTGGTATGGGAACTCCAGGTACTGTAAATTATGAAACAGGTACTGTAAAAGGTGCGTACAACCTAGGGTGGGCAGATGAACAAAATGTTAGTCAAGATTTAGAAAATATTACTGGTTTGAAAATCATATTAGATAATGATGCGAATGTTGCCGCTCTTGGCGAACGCTGGAAAGGCGCAGGTGAAGGTGGCGCGAATGTTGTTTTCGTAACACTTGGAACAGGCGTTGGCGGTGGTATTTTTGCGGAAGGTAAAATTTTACATGGCATCCGCGGGGCAGCAGGCGAAATAGGCCACGTAACAGTAGTTCCTGAGAATGGTTACGATTGTACTTGTGGTAAAAAAGGATGTCTAGAAACTGTCGCATCAGCAACAGGAATTGTTCGAGTAGCGAAAGATTTAGCAAAAGAGTTTACTGGTAAATCTGCTCTTAAAGATGCAATAGACAACAACGAAACGATTACCTCCAAATTGATTTTTGAACTAGGTGCGGAAGATGATGCATTAGCGAATGAAACAATTGATAAAATTTCTTTCTATTTGGCTTTAGCGCTTAGTCATATTGGAAACATGTTAAATCCAGAGAAGATTATTATTGGTGGTGGAGTTTCAGCAGCAGGAGATCAATTATTGACACCGGTTAAAACTTATTTTGAAACGATGGTTTTCCCAGCTGTTAAAGAATCCACTAAATTATCTATTGCGACAAAAGGGAATGATGCAGGGATAATTGGAGCTGCGTGGTTAGCACTACCAAGTGAAGATTAA
- the comGF gene encoding competence type IV pilus minor pilin ComGF has protein sequence MQQINWKKNVSFRSGSPAFTLLETILSITIILSISSLIPLFFQCYNKTIQLSNIDQTTEWQLFLIQTRLELEKATNIQIDGNKLSFSNGKDLITYSKYNDLVRRQVNGKGHEPLLTNVKDYQLIKKEKQLHLTVQDSNTQIYTSVFALPEVVSNP, from the coding sequence GTGCAACAAATAAATTGGAAGAAAAATGTATCTTTTAGAAGCGGCTCACCTGCTTTCACTCTTCTTGAAACAATCTTGTCTATTACAATCATTTTAAGTATTAGCTCGCTCATTCCATTATTTTTTCAATGCTACAACAAGACTATCCAACTTAGCAACATTGACCAGACAACAGAATGGCAACTTTTTCTCATTCAAACTCGTTTAGAATTAGAAAAAGCGACTAATATTCAAATTGATGGGAATAAGCTTTCTTTTAGTAATGGCAAAGACCTTATCACCTATTCCAAATATAATGATTTAGTTCGACGACAAGTAAACGGAAAAGGACATGAACCATTGCTTACTAATGTGAAAGATTATCAATTAATCAAGAAAGAAAAACAACTTCATTTAACGGTGCAAGACTCTAATACTCAGATATATACATCTGTATTCGCATTACCAGAAGTGGTATCCAATCCATGA
- the comGC gene encoding competence type IV pilus major pilin ComGC: MFKKKIDWRDERGFTLVEMLIVLLVVSVLLLLTIPNIVSQSKSINDKGCEAFISMVQGQVQSYQLDKNSIPSVADLVSGGYLKANQKSCPNGNSIKIDSSGNVSEKK; the protein is encoded by the coding sequence ATGTTTAAAAAGAAAATTGATTGGCGAGATGAGCGAGGTTTTACTTTGGTGGAGATGTTAATTGTTTTATTAGTGGTAAGTGTTTTGCTACTCCTTACTATTCCAAACATAGTATCACAAAGTAAATCAATCAACGATAAAGGATGTGAGGCCTTTATATCAATGGTTCAAGGTCAAGTTCAGTCCTACCAATTAGATAAAAATTCAATCCCTTCTGTAGCTGATTTAGTAAGTGGAGGCTATCTAAAAGCTAACCAAAAATCGTGCCCTAATGGGAATAGCATCAAAATAGATAGCTCTGGAAATGTTTCTGAGAAAAAATGA
- a CDS encoding rhodanese-like domain-containing protein encodes MISWIIAIIILVILLGYEIYQFVMRRKAVKVLTEEEFKKGYRKAQLIDVREPNEFDAGHILGARNIPVTQMKNRTTEIRQDLPVYLYCQTAQRSNRAAIMLYKRGYKQVYQLKGGYRKWTGKTKSK; translated from the coding sequence GTGATTAGTTGGATTATAGCAATTATCATTCTGGTTATTCTTTTAGGATACGAAATTTACCAGTTTGTAATGCGACGCAAAGCAGTAAAAGTTTTAACAGAAGAAGAATTTAAAAAAGGTTATCGTAAAGCACAATTAATTGATGTTCGCGAGCCAAATGAATTCGATGCTGGACATATTCTTGGAGCTAGAAATATCCCAGTTACACAAATGAAAAACCGGACAACAGAAATTCGTCAAGATTTACCAGTTTACTTATACTGCCAAACAGCACAACGTAGTAACCGTGCAGCAATTATGCTTTATAAACGCGGCTACAAACAAGTGTATCAGCTTAAAGGCGGCTACCGTAAATGGACAGGAAAAACTAAATCTAAATAA
- the comGE gene encoding competence type IV pilus minor pilin ComGE encodes MNKINGFSLVESMVSLLLFAMVCSFLLPTAMTIFEKLDHQKETSRVYQEIYEHSELLRHKNVPVNFKDERIQSFHYQGGIQICATNKLEEKCIF; translated from the coding sequence TTGAACAAAATTAACGGATTCTCTTTAGTCGAAAGCATGGTTTCGCTTCTCCTTTTCGCAATGGTTTGTAGTTTTCTATTACCCACAGCTATGACTATTTTTGAAAAACTAGACCATCAAAAAGAAACTAGCAGAGTCTATCAAGAAATTTATGAACATAGCGAACTATTACGCCACAAAAATGTTCCGGTTAACTTTAAGGATGAACGTATCCAAAGTTTCCATTATCAAGGAGGTATCCAAATTTGTGCAACAAATAAATTGGAAGAAAAATGTATCTTTTAG